The following proteins are encoded in a genomic region of Sebastes fasciatus isolate fSebFas1 chromosome 12, fSebFas1.pri, whole genome shotgun sequence:
- the cacng7b gene encoding voltage-dependent calcium channel gamma-7 subunit, with product MSSCSSRALTILSTVFGACGLLLVGVAVSTDYWLIMVEGIILQQNQSMEVKMALHSGLWRVCFVAGAENGRCVASEYFTEPDIEITTENTANILKMVRTATPFPMVSLLFVFTAFVISNIGHIRPQRTILAFVSGIFFILSGLSLVVGLVLYISSINDEVMNRPREPEQFFNYHYGWSFAFAASSFLLKEGAGVMSVYLFMKRYAEEEMYRPHPALYRPRLSESSDYSGQFLHPESSWPPPKRGRSTSEASSDISIQLNQAPPVPPKGSLQGQGSPPSGSSSAGSYQMPPQSVGYPTHTLTRSHASHPQGQALPMAMPPSPVPPPHYHTHMHMSASPC from the exons ATGAGTTCGTGCAGCAGCCGTGCGTTGACCATCCTGTCCACGGTGTTCGGGGCCTGCGGGCTGCTGCTTGTGGGGGTGGCCGTGTCCACAGACTACTGGCTGATCATGGTGGAGGGCATCAtcctgcagcagaaccagagcaTGGAGGTGAAGATGGCGCTACATTCGGGCCTCTGGAGAGTTTGCTTCGTGGCTG GAGCAGAAAACGGAAGATGTGTTGCGTCGGAGTACTTCACTGAACCCGATATAGAGATCACCACTGAGAACACTGCAAACATCCTCA AGATGGTGCGGACGGCCACACCCTTCCCGATGGTGTCTCTGCTCTTCGTCTTCACGGCCTTCGTCATCAGTAACATCGGACACATCCGGCCTCAGCGCACCATCCTGGCCTTTGTGTCGGGcatcttcttcatcctctcag GCCTCAGTCTGGTGGTGGGCCTGGTGCTCTACATCTCCAGCATTAATGATGAGGTGATGAACCGGCCCAGGGAGCCCGAGCAGTTCTTCAACTACCACTATGGCTGGTCCTTCGCCTTCGCTGCCTCTTCCTTCTTACTCAAAGAG GGGGCCGGGGTGATGTCAGTCTATCTGTTTATGAAGCGCTACGCCGAGGAAGAGATGTACCGCCCCCACCCTGCACTCTACCGCCCCCGCCTGTCAGAGAGCAGTGACTACAGCGGCCAGTTCCTCCACCCGGAGTCCTCCTGGCCTCCGCCGAAGCGGGGCCGCAGCACCTCCGAAGCCTCCAGCGACATCTCCATCCAGCTCAACCAGGCACCCCCGGTGCCACCCAAGGGCAGCCTCCAAGGCCAGGGCAGCCCACCTTCCGGGTCTTCCTCCGCGGGAAGCTACCAAATGCCTCCACAGTCCGTTGGCTACCCCACGCACACCCTCACCAGGTCGCACGCCTCACACCCACAAGGCCAGGCTCTTCCCATGGCCATGCCTCCGTCGCCCGTACCTCCCCCtcactatcacacacacatgcacatgagcGCCTCCCCCTGTTAG